The DNA window aaaaaaaaatatacatgtaaataaataaaaaatgatataaatgtatattcacacatatatatatatatatatatatttttatatatatatatttttttatatatatatatttttatatatatatatttttttatatatgtatatttttatttatttatttatatttttcctcCCTGTTGTTGTTAGGATTGAAAAAAGGGgtgatttttttttacgCCGGATATTAACTTGTCATACAACTTTTGataattatgtattttttttttgggaCAATGTTGATTAATTGTTTGTTCAAATGTTGATATATGAATATCCggttttaaaataaataagcATGTTATAGATCTTTTAAGTTTACATAGATGAGctaatttatttttcgTTGTTACAAAAGTATATGGGATTTTATATTGTTCACAAAATGAAGGTAAATgacatataatatttattggGAACACATCTATTGCAATAAGTACTATACCACTATATCCTTTTCTTATACATTTAATTACTTGTGTTAATCCTATAactattaattttttttttaataatttttgtttttcttcatctaaagaattatttgtttttaaaatttgagaactatttaattttgcataataaacataatctaatatttttaaaacattttttaaatatttcttttttaacATTGGCTCACTTATTTTTGATACATAAgagtttttattttcttcttttatatcttcTATAATCTTTTCATAaccttttttcttttctttattattattatcatcctTGTTAATGGAGCCCTCATCATCTACACTGTGCTCTTCTTCATCATTGCTTAAATTACTGTcgttattattttttaatttatttatatcttctttcatatttattaaaaattgtataaaataatgatgctcttcaagaaatataatatatataaatatatatatatatatatataaatttttttttttttttttttttttttttttttgagaATAGAAAAGAAATGTTTTCAATTATTGATTCATaagtttattatattatcactataatttattattatgtttattttatcaacatttaaacatttttttttatatttatttataattttttttttttaactcTTTTTTATAGCGTTCTATAtaaattttgaaaaatatataaatcaaaataaaattaaaggaattaattaatattatattatatatatatatatataatatatatataataatatatatataataatatatatttataaaatatgttaatttaatatatctacGAAAAAATAcgttatatatattacatatatatatatatatatatataatattataaatatatactaaggtttatatctatatcatatatatgttataaatataatatgatattattataatatatatattatatataatataaaaatatcctttgatatcttttttctttattttttttttctttattttttgtttctttatttttttttttttttttttttttttttttttttttttttttttttttttttttttttttttttttttttttttttttgggaAGGTGAATAGAAGaatatatggaaaaaaataaaaggaaatagaaaataataaaataatataaatataaaaataaaaataaaaatacatttatatatatatatatataatatatacataatataataatatatattttatatatatgtattattttaatatgcGTAGAATTTACTTATGCtcttataaataatatatcttttattttttattattttatttttattattttatttttattattcttccttttttataaaaataataagaaaaaaagtaattcacatattttttctaacattatgttattttcttttttacaggatataacaaaataaaataaaataaaatacaaatataatatatatatatatattatatatatttttttaaaaacattatgcaaatatttatttccccacattttcttttgttttttcatcattctattatatatatgtatttttttttttataattatatatttgttttatgtcattttttttgtgttatttatttatttatttatttattttattttattttattttattttattttattttattttattttattttattttatattttattattttttttttttgaacGTGCGAAATTATATTctccatatatatatatatagtcCATTGATAACAATTTTGTTcttttgtaaaaatatgtatttcttaaaattttcaaaatcatagaaattaaagaaaaaaaaaaaaaataataataaaataaaataaataaaaaaaaatttacaaatattaatatattaacatattcatatatatatataattgtatattttttatgtaaaatGGTTAAAATATAGCATATGCTTTATtacatatgtattatttttaaaatattagaaatatatggatacatatatacatattgtttattttttttggttgtaattaaatgtaataatagaaaataaagCTCATCTAATTATCctattttttaattaattcattgaatatttatatatatatgtatgtgtatttatatttgtatgtttttaaaatgaagaaataataaagaagaagatAGTACACATTTCACAAAGGTGTTtctataaaatatatgtatgtatttatatatattttatttttttgtgttatgtatatatatttatgtttcATTAAGTTGTATAATTTGtcttattattaacattgTATTTGTAAATAAGTGAACGTGGCAATaaaattgtttatatatatatatatatatatatatatatatatatatatttattcatttatttatttatttatttattatgttttattttttttattttttttgttcttctTATGTGTGTCTTTTAAAAAgttatctttttatttcttaagctatatatttatacatattgtttaattttttatgttcTTTTGCCTAActtgattattatatatatatatatatatatgtatatatatttatttatttatttatttatttatattttattggTTAATTTTTGTTGTTGCCATGatattctttatatcaTATTGTTGTTATCTGTTCtcaaaattaattttttgtgGTTAGATTTTTTGTCAACTTTTCTTGaggattttttttttgtttgttactaggaaaaaaaaaaaaaaaaaaaaaaaaaaaaaaaaaaaaaaaaaaaaaaaaaaaaaaaaaataaaaaaaaaaaaaaaaataaaatttttttaaaaaaaaataaaaaaaaNNNNNNNNNNNNNNNNNNNNNNNNNNNNNNNNNNNNNNNNNNNNNNNNNNNNNNNNNNNNNNNNNNNNNNNNNNNNNNNNNNNNNNNNNNNNNNNNNNNNNNNNNNNNNNNNNNNNNNNNNNNNNNNNNNNNNNNNNNNNNNNNNNNNNNNNNNNNNNNNNNNNNNNNNNNNNNNNNNNNNNNNNNNNNNNNNNNNNNNNNNNNNNNNNNNNNNNNNNNNNNNNNNNNNNNNNNNNNNNNNNNNNNNNNNNNNNNNNNNNNNNNNNNNNNNNNNNNNNNNNNNNNNNNNNNNNNNNNNNNNNNNNNNNNNNNNNNNNNNNNNNNNNNNNNNNNNNNNNNNNNNNNNNNNNNNNNNNNNNNNNNNNNNNNNNNNNNNNNNNNNNNNNNNNNNNNNNNNNNNtttaaaattattttttttttttatttttatttttaaatttttttatagtattttttttttttttttactagaaaaaaaaaaaaaaaaaaaaaaaaaaaaaaaaaaaaaatgtgaCAATGGAAAGGAGATATTACCTTAAGAAAAACGATAAGGTATTTGATAAACAAGATGAAAAaggatatataaatataaatatataaatatatatatatatatatatatatatatatatatatatatatatatgtatactttcctttttagatatttaaaaaagttAATATTGaggatatattaaaattgattaataataatgaaaatggGATAAGGGATAATATTATGCTTATTCTTTACATATGTAACAATCTGGAGGAGGATCACttaaagtaaaaaaaaaaatatatatatatataaataaataaatatatatatttatatatatatatatatatatattttaacctttcagttatatatatgacgATGTGCTTATTTTATATCTCAAGTTATTACCCATATTAGAAAAGGAATTATTAGAAAAAGGGGAAGATAGGAATATggaaaatgaaaagaataGAAGAAACAAACATGTATACATTAAAAAAGATGATGTTGAGGATGAATATTTCATAAGAATGAAAAGAagaattttaaaatataattatatcatattgCATTTGTCTTATTTTGTAAgtttgaaaaaaaagaaaaacaaaattgaAACATTGAAATTgtttttgtattatatacatatgttaacatttttatctttgagaaaatatatacaaattagaaatattgtacatatatataatactcAAAATAAgcataatataaatgatactgattatataaatgatactgattatataaataatatggattatataaataatattgattatataaatgatactgattatataaataatatggattatataaataatatggattatataaataatattgattatatatataatgtatccaaatttaaaaatgggaaacttataaaaaatatacaaaaatcTCATAATACAAATCACAAGGGTGGAAAAACTTATGAGAATCAAGAAAATGTTGTATCGTTTTATTTgttgtatataaatattttattatcattccttatatatgtgtataaatttaaaatatgtaattttGTATTAAATAAGATTGAATTTATACACATTTCTAAATATAcgatatatattattttattatttaatcatataagaaaagaaaatactGACATGGAAAAACActttttatgtttttatgATTATGTATA is part of the Plasmodium reichenowi strain SY57 chromosome 4, whole genome shotgun sequence genome and encodes:
- a CDS encoding 60S ribosomal protein L7ae/L30e, putative, encoding MKEDINKLKNNNDSNLSNDEEEHSVDDEGSINKDDNNNKEKKKGYEKIIEDIKEENKNSYVSKISEPMLKKKYLKNVLKILDYVYYAKLNSSQILKTNNSLDEEKQKLLKKKLIVIGLTQVIKCIRKGYSGIVLIAIDVFPINIICHLPSFCEQYKIPYTFVTTKNKLAHLCKLKRSITCLFILKPDIHISTFEQTINQHCPKKKIHNYQKLYDKLISGVKKNHPFFQS